The Candidatus Methylomirabilota bacterium genomic sequence CACCTTCGCCTACCGGCGGGACAACCCGCTCTACAAGAACCGCGGCACCAAGGCGGCCTACCAAGTCTGGATTCTGCGGCGGCTCGAGCGACTCTGCGCCGAGTGGCGGCCGTCCTTCGTCCTCGTCATCAAGGGCGGGCCCATCACGCCGGGCCTGGTCCGGCGGGTCAAGGCGCGCCAGGACGTCCTCTTCCTCAATTTTTTCCCCGACAACCCGCTGTGGATGATGCCCTTCGACAGCATCGAGGCGTACGACGTCTTCTTCACCAAGGAGCGCTACGCGCTGCGCGCGCTCGAGGGCGTGGGGCTGCGCAACCTCCACTATCTGCCAATGTATTGCGTGCCGGCGATGCATCACCCGGTCGCGCTCACGCCGGAGGAGCAGTTACGCTACGCCAGGCCCATCAGCTTCGTCGGCAGCCGCTACCCTTACCGAGAGCGGCTGATCAAGGAGCTGCTCGAATTCCCGATCAAGCTGTGGGGCGGCGGCTGGCAGCGGGCGGACTCGCCGGACATCCGGGCGCTCGCGGCGGGCGGCCCCGTGTGGGGGCGCGCCAAGCTCGCGATCTACTCGGGCTCGACGCTCTCCCTCAACCACCATCATCCGATGAACGACATCGTGGGCGTCAACACGCGCGCCTTCGAGCTGGCGGCCGCGGGCGCCTGCCAGGTCGTGGACCTCAAGGAGGAGCTGCCCGCGCTCTTCAAGCCGGGGGAAGAGGTCGTGGCCTACCGGGACCTGGACGAGATGAAGAAGCACCTGGCGTACTACCTCGGGCACCCAGACGAGGCGCGCGCCATCGGGGAGAACGCGCGCACGCGCGCGCTCAAGGAGCACACGCTCCGCCACCGCATCGAGGAGATGCTGGCCGTCGTCGAGCAGCGCTTCGGCAAGCGATCCTAATGGAATCGCAGGCGCGCGAACTTCGCTGCATCGACTGCGGAGCGACCCAGCCTCTCGGCTACACGCTCCAGTGCCCGACATGCGGCGGGCTCCTCGAGCTCTCCTACGATGCCGGCGCGCTCCAGCGCCGCGGTCCCGCCGCCTTCACGGGCGGGGGTCTCTGGCGGTACGCGCCCGTTCTGCCCATCGCGGACCCCGCGCACCGCGTCTCGCTCGGCGAGGGCCAGACGCCGCTCCTCGAGTGCCCGCGCCTGGGGAAGCAGCTCGGCGTCAAGCGCCTCCTTGTGAAGTTCGAGGGCTCGAACCCGACGGGCACGGTCAAGGACCGCACGTCGGCCACGGCCGTGGGCGCCGCGCTCCAGTTCGGCTTCCGCGCCACCTCGGTGGTCAGCTCGGGCAACGCGGGCTCCTCCATCGCCGCCTACTCGGCGCGCGCGGGGCTGCGCTCGCTGATCTTCTGCTACGAGCGCGCCTCGGCGCCCAAGATGCTCCACATGGCGGCGACGGCCAGCGACCTTGTCATCTACAAGGGCGTCTACGACGACCTGATCGCGCTCTGGGACCGCCTCGCCGAGGAGCGCCTCTTCTTCGACTGCGGCGCCTCGCGCAACCCGTACAAGCACGAGGGCAAGAAGACCATCGCCTACGAGATTGCCGAGCAGCTGGGCTGGCGCGCCCCCGACG encodes the following:
- a CDS encoding glycosyltransferase, whose translation is MRWVVVLPFDRPEHMGVDFRDELTAMGHEVRTFAYRRDNPLYKNRGTKAAYQVWILRRLERLCAEWRPSFVLVIKGGPITPGLVRRVKARQDVLFLNFFPDNPLWMMPFDSIEAYDVFFTKERYALRALEGVGLRNLHYLPMYCVPAMHHPVALTPEEQLRYARPISFVGSRYPYRERLIKELLEFPIKLWGGGWQRADSPDIRALAAGGPVWGRAKLAIYSGSTLSLNHHHPMNDIVGVNTRAFELAAAGACQVVDLKEELPALFKPGEEVVAYRDLDEMKKHLAYYLGHPDEARAIGENARTRALKEHTLRHRIEEMLAVVEQRFGKRS
- the thrC gene encoding threonine synthase produces the protein MESQARELRCIDCGATQPLGYTLQCPTCGGLLELSYDAGALQRRGPAAFTGGGLWRYAPVLPIADPAHRVSLGEGQTPLLECPRLGKQLGVKRLLVKFEGSNPTGTVKDRTSATAVGAALQFGFRATSVVSSGNAGSSIAAYSARAGLRSLIFCYERASAPKMLHMAATASDLVIYKGVYDDLIALWDRLAEERLFFDCGASRNPYKHEGKKTIAYEIAEQLGWRAPDVVVAPVAVGETFIAAHRGFAEMERLGFIPKRPLMAAAQAARANAITRAWRDKTAIAPLKIGYTVAEGLAAGNPGRKGDWVLRILRETGGVAGQAEDEEILEAQTMLARTEGIWAGPTGSASLAVLMRLLADRRVDPESTICVIVSETGLKTEAPPPSREATAFDEASLRRLVLEKLGTGASMT